A section of the Citrobacter farmeri genome encodes:
- the cbpM gene encoding chaperone modulator CbpM, producing MANVTITFTVTEFCLRTGVTEEDLNEIVGLGVIEPYAETADNWQFDDHAATVVQRALRLREELALDWPGIAVALTLLEENTRLRQENRLLRQRLARFITHP from the coding sequence ATGGCTAACGTCACCATCACCTTTACGGTTACCGAATTTTGTCTGCGCACCGGCGTGACGGAGGAAGATCTGAATGAGATCGTGGGGCTGGGCGTCATCGAACCTTATGCCGAAACGGCGGATAACTGGCAGTTTGACGATCATGCGGCCACCGTGGTGCAGCGCGCCCTGCGACTACGTGAAGAACTGGCGCTTGACTGGCCGGGGATCGCCGTGGCGCTAACGCTACTGGAAGAGAACACCCGTTTGCGCCAGGAAAATCGCCTGCTGCGACAACGACTCGCGCGATTTATCACTCATCCATAA
- a CDS encoding DsbA family protein codes for MKSLIILLFSLFSAFSFANEGAPFTPGQEKQIEALIQEALFNDPDSPRIGAKQATLTLVNFTDYNCPYCKQLDPLLAKIVTKYPDVAVVIKPLPFKGESSVLSARTALITWREHPQQFLALHEKLMQKKGYHTDVSIKQAQEKSGSSPVVLDEKSNETLSTNLQLARLIGIQGTPATIVGDELIPGAVSWEVLEEVVKEKLAVANGQ; via the coding sequence ATGAAATCTCTGATCATCCTGTTATTTTCCTTGTTCAGTGCGTTCAGCTTCGCCAATGAAGGTGCGCCGTTTACTCCCGGGCAGGAAAAACAGATCGAAGCTCTTATTCAGGAGGCGCTGTTTAACGATCCAGACAGTCCGCGCATTGGTGCAAAACAGGCAACACTGACGCTGGTAAACTTCACAGATTACAACTGTCCGTACTGCAAACAGCTTGATCCGTTGCTGGCGAAAATCGTGACGAAGTATCCTGACGTGGCGGTGGTTATTAAACCGCTGCCGTTCAAAGGAGAAAGCTCGGTATTGTCTGCGCGGACGGCGCTTATCACCTGGCGTGAGCATCCGCAACAGTTCCTTGCGCTGCATGAAAAGCTGATGCAAAAGAAGGGCTATCACACCGACGTCAGCATTAAGCAGGCACAGGAAAAATCGGGCTCCAGTCCGGTCGTGCTGGATGAGAAAAGCAATGAAACGTTGAGTACCAATCTCCAACTGGCGCGACTGATTGGCATCCAGGGCACGCCTGCGACGATCGTTGGCGATGAGCTGATCCCCGGCGCCGTTTCCTGGGAAGTGCTTGAAGAGGTCGTCAAAGAAAAACTGGCGGTGGCGAATGGTCAATAA
- a CDS encoding 4Fe-4S binding protein — protein MSEKSRKRWQRRPGTTGGKLPWNDWRNASTWRKATQWLLLAINIYIGVTFYYWVRYYETGGSSLYVPRPGGIEGWLPIAGLMNLRYTLETGTLPPVHAAAMLLLVAFMLIGLLLKKSFCSWLCPVGTLSELIADVGKKLFSRNFSLPRWLDIPLRGLKYLLLAFFLYISLSMPAQGIQYFLMSAYGIIIDVKMLDFFRNIGTVTLLSVALLVVISLFIRNAWCRYLCPYGALLGLLSLLSPFKIRRNAQSCIDCGKCAKNCPSRIPVDKLIQVRTVECTGCMTCVESCPVASTLTFSLHTPTGKAETRRGTLSGMAMTLLVLGILFTLIAFAMLMGIWDSPVPEQLYFRLIPEARTIGH, from the coding sequence ATGAGCGAAAAAAGCAGAAAGCGCTGGCAACGCCGCCCTGGAACGACGGGCGGCAAATTGCCATGGAATGACTGGCGTAATGCCTCCACCTGGCGCAAAGCCACACAGTGGCTGCTGCTGGCGATCAATATTTACATTGGCGTGACGTTTTACTACTGGGTGCGTTATTACGAAACCGGTGGATCCAGTCTGTACGTTCCCCGACCTGGCGGCATTGAGGGCTGGCTACCCATCGCGGGTCTGATGAATCTGCGCTACACGCTGGAAACCGGCACTCTGCCCCCTGTTCACGCCGCCGCCATGCTCCTGCTGGTCGCGTTTATGCTGATCGGTCTGCTGCTCAAGAAATCGTTTTGCTCATGGCTGTGCCCGGTGGGTACGCTGTCCGAACTCATCGCCGATGTGGGTAAAAAATTATTTAGTCGCAACTTTTCGCTACCTCGCTGGCTGGATATCCCCCTGCGCGGCCTGAAATATTTGCTGCTGGCCTTTTTTCTCTATATTTCACTGTCGATGCCGGCCCAGGGCATTCAATATTTTCTGATGTCGGCCTACGGCATTATTATCGATGTGAAGATGCTCGATTTCTTTCGCAATATCGGTACGGTCACGCTGCTGAGCGTCGCCTTACTGGTGGTGATAAGTCTGTTCATTCGCAACGCGTGGTGTCGTTATTTGTGTCCCTATGGCGCCCTGCTCGGCCTGCTTTCCCTGCTCTCACCATTCAAAATCCGCCGCAATGCGCAAAGCTGTATCGACTGCGGGAAATGTGCCAAAAACTGCCCGTCGCGCATCCCGGTGGATAAGCTGATTCAGGTGCGAACGGTTGAATGTACCGGCTGTATGACCTGCGTGGAATCCTGCCCGGTGGCCTCAACGCTGACATTTTCCCTGCACACACCAACGGGGAAGGCAGAAACGCGCCGGGGGACGCTGTCGGGTATGGCGATGACGCTGCTGGTACTCGGCATCCTGTTCACCCTCATTGCATTCGCGATGCTGATGGGCATTTGGGACAGTCCGGTGCCGGAGCAGCTTTATTTCCGTCTGATTCCTGAGGCAAGGACAATCGGACATTAA
- the cbpA gene encoding curved DNA-binding protein: protein MELKDYYAIMGVKPTDDLKTIKTAYRRLARKYHPDVSKESDAEARFKEVAEAWEVLSDEQRRAEYDQLWQHRNDPQFNRQFQQGENQSYNAEDFDDIFSSIFGQHARQSRQHRASRGHDIEIEVAVFLEETLAEHSRTISYNLPVYNAFGMVEREIPKTLNVKIPAGVGNGQRIRLKGQGTPGENGGPNGDLWLVVHIAPHPLFDIVNQDLEIVVPLAPWEAALGAKIAVPTLKESILVTIPPGSQAGQRLRIKGKGLVSKKQTGDLYVVLKIVMPPKPDERATALWQQLAEAQSGFDPRKDWGKA from the coding sequence ATGGAATTAAAGGATTATTACGCCATCATGGGCGTGAAACCGACGGACGATCTCAAGACTATCAAGACCGCTTACCGCCGACTGGCCCGCAAGTATCATCCCGATGTCAGCAAAGAATCCGACGCCGAAGCCCGCTTTAAAGAGGTCGCCGAAGCCTGGGAAGTGCTGAGCGATGAACAGCGACGCGCCGAATACGATCAGCTCTGGCAGCACCGCAATGACCCACAGTTCAACCGTCAGTTCCAGCAGGGCGAGAACCAGAGTTACAACGCCGAAGACTTCGACGATATCTTTTCCTCCATTTTTGGTCAGCACGCACGTCAGTCGCGCCAGCATCGTGCCAGCCGTGGACATGATATTGAAATTGAAGTCGCGGTTTTTCTTGAAGAAACGCTCGCTGAACACAGCCGTACCATCAGCTATAACCTGCCGGTCTACAATGCTTTTGGCATGGTTGAACGTGAAATCCCGAAAACCCTTAATGTGAAGATTCCGGCGGGTGTCGGCAATGGTCAACGCATTCGCCTGAAAGGCCAGGGTACGCCCGGTGAAAATGGCGGACCAAACGGCGATTTGTGGCTGGTTGTCCACATCGCGCCGCATCCCTTGTTTGATATTGTTAACCAGGATCTGGAAATTGTCGTACCGCTCGCCCCGTGGGAAGCCGCGCTGGGCGCGAAGATTGCCGTCCCCACACTGAAAGAGAGCATTCTTGTCACCATCCCCCCCGGCAGCCAGGCCGGACAACGATTACGCATCAAAGGTAAAGGTCTGGTCAGTAAAAAACAGACCGGTGATTTGTATGTCGTACTTAAGATAGTGATGCCGCCGAAACCGGATGAACGCGCAACTGCGCTGTGGCAACAACTGGCAGAGGCACAGTCAGGATTTGATCCGCGCAAAGATTGGGGGAAAGCATAA
- a CDS encoding protein-disulfide reductase DsbD domain-containing protein, translating into MIYAFRQGLICLLLLWLPASWAAESGWLRSPENDHASVRLRADTSAQDETRLLIDVKLENGWKTYWRSPGEGGVAPSIAWKGEMPAVDWFWPTPTRFDVAGITTQGYHQQVAFPLTVRGTAPARLAGVLTLSTCSNVCLLTDYPFSLTPSQQDAGFAHDYAQAMGRVPLTQGLTQTLSASARNGELIVEAQRSGGWISPALFLDSVEDADFAKPLIRVDGDRLRATVPVNDSWGEGAPNLRGKSLTIVLADNGVAQESQLNVGDEPVADRAGLPFWQVVLMALVGGLILNLMPCVLPVLGMKLGSILLVEEKNRRQIRRQFLASVGGILLSFMALALLMTVLRLSNQALGWGIQFQNPWFIGGMALVMLAFSASLFGLFEFRLPSSMTTRLATYGGNNLAGHFWQGAFATLLATPCSAPFLGTAVAVALTASLPVLWGLFFALGVGMSLPWLLVALRPGLALRLPKPGRWMNGLRRLLGLMMLGSALWLATLLLPHLGITPQSAVKERVHWQPLSEQAIADALAQHKRVFIDVTADWCITCKVNKYNVLNTEAVQVALQEPDVVALRGDWTLPSDDITAFLKSRGQVAVPYNQIYGPGLPKGQALPTLLTRDGLLNALTAAKGETP; encoded by the coding sequence ATGATTTATGCCTTCAGGCAGGGACTGATCTGCCTGTTATTACTCTGGCTGCCCGCGTCATGGGCAGCAGAGAGCGGCTGGCTGCGTTCCCCGGAGAACGATCATGCCAGCGTCCGACTGCGAGCCGATACGTCCGCGCAGGATGAAACCCGCCTGCTGATTGACGTCAAACTGGAAAACGGCTGGAAGACGTACTGGCGCTCGCCGGGGGAAGGTGGCGTTGCGCCTTCAATCGCCTGGAAAGGAGAGATGCCTGCGGTGGACTGGTTCTGGCCGACGCCGACCCGTTTTGACGTCGCCGGTATCACCACCCAGGGCTATCACCAGCAGGTTGCGTTTCCGCTGACCGTTCGGGGGACTGCACCCGCTCGCCTCGCTGGCGTGCTGACGCTCTCCACCTGTAGCAACGTGTGCCTGCTGACCGACTATCCGTTCTCGCTCACCCCCTCTCAACAGGATGCCGGGTTTGCGCATGACTATGCGCAGGCGATGGGACGCGTACCCCTGACGCAAGGTCTGACACAAACGTTGAGTGCCAGCGCGCGTAACGGTGAGCTGATCGTCGAGGCGCAGCGCAGCGGCGGCTGGATCTCGCCAGCGTTATTTCTTGATAGCGTAGAGGATGCGGATTTCGCCAAACCGCTTATCCGGGTCGACGGCGACAGACTTCGCGCGACGGTGCCGGTTAACGATAGCTGGGGAGAAGGGGCGCCGAATCTGCGCGGCAAATCGCTTACGATAGTACTGGCGGATAACGGCGTGGCGCAGGAGAGCCAGCTTAACGTTGGCGATGAGCCGGTGGCCGATCGCGCCGGACTCCCGTTCTGGCAGGTGGTCCTTATGGCGCTGGTGGGCGGATTGATCCTCAATCTGATGCCTTGCGTGCTGCCGGTGCTGGGGATGAAACTGGGTTCAATTCTGCTCGTCGAAGAGAAAAACCGTAGGCAAATACGACGCCAGTTTCTCGCCTCGGTGGGCGGTATTCTGCTCTCCTTCATGGCGCTGGCGCTGCTGATGACCGTGCTACGACTGAGCAATCAGGCGCTGGGCTGGGGGATCCAGTTCCAGAATCCGTGGTTTATCGGTGGGATGGCGCTGGTGATGTTGGCGTTCAGCGCCAGTTTGTTTGGTCTGTTTGAATTCCGCCTGCCGTCATCAATGACCACCCGACTGGCGACTTACGGCGGCAACAATCTGGCAGGGCATTTCTGGCAGGGCGCGTTCGCCACGCTGCTGGCAACACCGTGTAGCGCGCCGTTTCTCGGCACGGCGGTGGCGGTAGCATTGACGGCGTCGCTGCCTGTCCTGTGGGGACTTTTCTTCGCGCTCGGCGTCGGGATGAGTCTGCCATGGCTATTGGTCGCGCTGCGTCCGGGTCTGGCGCTTCGTCTGCCGAAGCCGGGGCGCTGGATGAACGGATTGCGACGCCTGCTCGGCCTGATGATGCTCGGGTCGGCTCTCTGGCTGGCAACGCTGCTCCTGCCTCATCTGGGTATTACTCCTCAAAGTGCGGTGAAAGAGCGCGTCCACTGGCAACCGCTCAGCGAACAGGCGATTGCCGATGCGCTTGCGCAGCATAAGCGCGTATTCATCGATGTGACCGCCGACTGGTGTATCACCTGCAAGGTCAATAAATACAACGTACTGAATACCGAAGCGGTACAGGTGGCGCTACAGGAACCGGATGTGGTGGCCCTGCGCGGCGACTGGACGTTGCCGTCTGATGACATCACGGCGTTTCTGAAATCACGCGGCCAGGTTGCCGTACCGTATAACCAAATTTATGGCCCCGGCTTACCGAAAGGTCAGGCGCTGCCGACGTTATTAACTCGCGACGGTCTGTTAAACGCGCTGACCGCAGCGAAAGGAGAAACACCATGA
- a CDS encoding protein disulfide oxidoreductase — protein sequence MVNKLRRWLREGLILLSLLAGMMWLMDAWRAPQAPVAFDSTPLYTLDGERVILAALSEEEPLLIYFWATWCGVCRYTTPDVARLQAQGKNVLTIALRSGDEPTLTHWLARKGFSFPVVNDASGALSRRWDISVTPTLIVVSKGEVVSTTSGWTSYWGMLLRLWWAKVS from the coding sequence ATGGTCAATAAGCTGCGGCGCTGGCTGCGCGAAGGACTGATTCTTCTGAGCCTGCTGGCGGGCATGATGTGGCTAATGGATGCCTGGCGCGCGCCGCAGGCACCGGTTGCTTTCGACAGTACACCGCTTTACACGCTGGATGGCGAACGGGTGATCCTGGCGGCATTAAGCGAGGAAGAACCGCTCCTCATCTATTTCTGGGCCACCTGGTGCGGCGTTTGCCGCTATACCACACCGGACGTTGCCCGCTTGCAGGCACAAGGGAAGAATGTACTGACCATCGCGCTGCGCTCGGGAGATGAGCCGACGCTCACGCACTGGCTGGCGCGCAAAGGGTTCTCCTTCCCGGTGGTCAACGATGCCAGCGGCGCACTTTCCCGTCGTTGGGATATCAGCGTCACCCCCACGCTGATCGTAGTGTCGAAAGGGGAGGTCGTTTCAACAACCAGCGGCTGGACCAGCTACTGGGGGATGCTCCTGCGGCTATGGTGGGCGAAAGTCAGTTGA
- a CDS encoding AI-2E family transporter, giving the protein MRFNGLNKGFFLFLLAMVTWAFFDVLSPYFSAILWAAILTVIFYPVKNKLRSALGERNGVASLLTLGIICLIVFIPLMLILSSLAVELNVVYNKLQHNDAQFPEVVASLFAHMPEWARSFLADHDLDNAAKIQQKLSDAALKGGQYLAGSAFLIGKGTFGFAISFGIMLYLLFFLLKDGPFLVRQILDSLPLSNFVKQHLFAKFAAVSRATVKGTVVVAIVQGTLGGIAFYIVGIDGSILWGALMAFLSLIPAVGSAIIWVPAAIYLFSTQQLWQGFFIVGFFVVVVGLVDNILRPILVGKDTKMPDYLILITTVGGMEIYGINGFVIGPLVAALFIACWNILSGRDHAGNAEELDKDFIEDGINEDKKPE; this is encoded by the coding sequence ATGCGTTTTAACGGACTGAATAAAGGTTTTTTCCTTTTTCTTCTCGCCATGGTGACATGGGCTTTCTTCGATGTGCTGTCGCCGTACTTTTCCGCCATCTTATGGGCCGCGATACTGACGGTTATCTTCTACCCGGTGAAAAACAAGCTGCGTTCGGCATTGGGGGAGCGTAACGGGGTGGCGTCTCTACTGACGCTGGGCATCATTTGCCTGATTGTGTTCATCCCATTAATGCTGATCCTCTCCTCGCTTGCCGTTGAACTGAACGTGGTTTACAACAAGCTGCAGCATAACGACGCTCAGTTCCCGGAAGTAGTGGCCAGTTTGTTTGCGCATATGCCAGAGTGGGCGCGTTCGTTTCTTGCCGACCACGATCTCGATAACGCGGCTAAAATCCAGCAGAAACTGTCCGATGCGGCATTAAAGGGCGGGCAATATCTGGCCGGAAGCGCCTTCCTGATAGGCAAAGGCACCTTTGGTTTCGCGATCAGTTTCGGCATCATGCTCTACCTGCTCTTTTTCCTGCTCAAAGATGGACCGTTTCTGGTTCGACAAATCCTTGACTCGCTGCCGTTGTCGAATTTCGTTAAGCAGCATCTGTTTGCGAAGTTTGCAGCGGTCTCCCGGGCGACGGTGAAAGGCACGGTTGTGGTGGCGATCGTCCAGGGGACGCTGGGCGGGATTGCGTTTTACATTGTCGGTATTGATGGCAGCATTCTGTGGGGGGCATTGATGGCGTTCCTGTCACTGATCCCCGCCGTGGGTTCCGCCATTATCTGGGTGCCGGCGGCCATTTATCTCTTTTCGACACAGCAACTGTGGCAGGGCTTTTTCATCGTCGGCTTCTTCGTGGTGGTGGTGGGATTGGTGGATAATATTCTGCGCCCCATTCTGGTCGGCAAAGATACCAAAATGCCTGATTACCTGATTCTGATCACTACGGTGGGCGGAATGGAGATTTATGGCATCAATGGTTTCGTTATTGGTCCGCTCGTCGCCGCGCTGTTTATTGCCTGCTGGAATATTCTTTCCGGGCGTGACCACGCAGGGAATGCCGAAGAACTCGATAAAGATTTTATTGAGGATGGCATCAACGAGGACAAGAAACCGGAGTGA
- a CDS encoding 2-dehydro-3-deoxygalactonokinase, producing the protein MIIITIDTGTTNTRVCAWQDGALLAEAARAAGVRDTAITGSTATLMQGVSDAVLEVKQKAAIPCDAKVVYLSAGMITSNVGLFEIPHLVAPAGLKELAEGMTPAHLPEISDEPIWFVPGIRNHKDDVSLDNVEQMDMMRGEETEAIGVLSSLDIRGPALIILPGSHSKFVKIDAQNRIEGCVTTMGGELLEVITRHTILASSLQHQFATRIDSPSLLQGARQCLQTGLSRTCFSVRVLDMFASLTLNQKANVLLGAVLQDDLQAVKNSRAFDCPSDTHIVVCGKEVLKFAFATLIDHDPWFNGKITVAPENKSLSAEGLLALAKRKNII; encoded by the coding sequence ATGATCATTATTACCATCGATACAGGAACAACGAATACCCGCGTCTGCGCCTGGCAGGACGGCGCGTTACTCGCAGAAGCGGCGCGTGCCGCAGGCGTTCGGGACACCGCTATTACCGGCAGTACGGCCACGTTGATGCAGGGTGTCAGCGACGCCGTACTGGAGGTAAAGCAAAAAGCCGCTATCCCTTGCGACGCGAAGGTAGTTTACCTCTCCGCCGGGATGATTACCTCTAATGTGGGCTTATTTGAGATCCCCCACCTCGTCGCCCCCGCCGGATTAAAAGAACTGGCGGAAGGGATGACGCCCGCGCATCTGCCAGAGATTAGCGATGAACCCATCTGGTTTGTTCCTGGCATACGTAATCACAAAGATGACGTCTCACTCGATAACGTTGAGCAGATGGACATGATGCGTGGCGAAGAAACGGAAGCAATTGGCGTACTCAGTAGCCTTGATATCCGTGGACCTGCGCTGATCATTTTACCCGGTTCGCATTCCAAATTTGTCAAAATTGATGCGCAAAACCGCATTGAAGGTTGTGTGACCACCATGGGCGGTGAACTTCTGGAAGTGATTACCCGACATACGATCCTGGCCAGCTCTTTACAGCATCAATTTGCGACCCGCATCGACAGTCCCTCGTTATTACAAGGGGCCCGCCAGTGCCTGCAAACCGGGCTTTCCCGCACCTGTTTCTCGGTTCGCGTGCTGGACATGTTTGCTTCCTTAACACTCAACCAGAAAGCGAACGTACTGCTTGGCGCCGTTTTACAGGATGATCTTCAGGCCGTTAAAAACAGTCGGGCATTTGACTGTCCGTCGGATACGCACATCGTGGTATGCGGTAAGGAAGTTCTCAAATTCGCTTTCGCCACCTTAATCGATCATGACCCGTGGTTTAACGGAAAAATAACCGTCGCGCCGGAAAATAAATCCTTATCCGCAGAGGGATTACTGGCGCTGGCGAAACGGAAAAACATTATTTAA
- a CDS encoding iron-containing alcohol dehydrogenase — protein MMSAFDYSNPVKFYFGAGKFNQLGEIASTHGRKVLLVVSDSTKHTGQLERAQLALSEADIAFAIYDRFMQNPLSTLVEEGAALARDERCDLVIGIGGGSAMDMAKGIAFCACNEGSIWDYVFGKKQAQHALPVILIPTTAGTGSEANRTAVFTNPQTHDKKGLVNPLIYPVAAIIDPELMLTLPKRVIAGPGADVLFHALESYISRNANPFSEMLSLQAIRLLAKNLPRVYADVNCLEAWEKVTLASTLAGMAIDCAGTTLPHALQHPMGGLLDVVHAEGIAAVYPAFLEYTWSASPEKFAAIAHAMGVNTQGMTTEQAAQSSVSAVTDFLKGINMLPTLSELGVKEEHFDWIINNVLTTMNVVLNNNPRVPDAKTLRDLLTRSL, from the coding sequence ATGATGAGCGCTTTCGATTACAGCAACCCGGTTAAGTTTTATTTTGGGGCAGGTAAATTCAATCAGTTAGGTGAGATAGCCTCGACACACGGGCGCAAAGTGTTGCTGGTCGTATCTGACAGCACTAAACACACGGGCCAACTTGAACGCGCGCAACTGGCGCTTTCTGAAGCCGATATCGCCTTTGCCATTTACGATCGCTTTATGCAGAATCCGCTTTCGACACTGGTTGAAGAAGGTGCGGCGCTGGCCAGAGACGAACGCTGCGATCTGGTCATCGGGATCGGGGGCGGTAGCGCAATGGACATGGCCAAAGGCATCGCCTTCTGCGCCTGTAATGAAGGGAGTATCTGGGACTATGTGTTTGGCAAAAAACAGGCCCAGCACGCGTTGCCGGTGATATTAATCCCTACCACTGCCGGTACCGGCAGTGAAGCGAACCGGACTGCTGTGTTCACCAACCCGCAAACGCATGACAAAAAGGGACTGGTCAATCCCCTGATTTATCCTGTCGCCGCCATTATCGATCCCGAACTGATGCTCACTCTGCCCAAACGCGTTATCGCCGGTCCGGGTGCAGACGTCCTCTTCCATGCCCTGGAATCCTATATCTCGCGCAACGCCAATCCATTCAGTGAGATGCTTTCCCTGCAGGCCATTCGTCTGCTGGCAAAAAACCTGCCACGGGTTTATGCGGACGTGAACTGTCTGGAGGCGTGGGAAAAAGTGACACTGGCCAGCACACTCGCGGGAATGGCGATTGACTGTGCGGGAACGACATTGCCGCATGCGCTGCAACATCCAATGGGCGGGTTGCTGGATGTGGTGCACGCAGAAGGGATTGCCGCCGTCTACCCGGCCTTTCTTGAATACACCTGGTCCGCCTCTCCAGAGAAGTTTGCCGCCATCGCGCACGCAATGGGCGTTAACACGCAGGGAATGACCACCGAACAGGCGGCACAAAGCAGTGTCTCCGCCGTGACCGATTTCCTGAAAGGCATCAATATGCTGCCGACGCTGAGCGAACTTGGCGTGAAGGAAGAACATTTCGACTGGATCATTAATAACGTGCTAACCACGATGAATGTGGTTTTAAACAATAACCCACGCGTGCCTGATGCGAAGACGCTTCGCGATCTTTTAACCCGTAGCCTTTAA
- a CDS encoding 2-dehydro-3-deoxygalactonokinase, which yields MFIIIDSGSSATRLYLIDSGDLRVIDRSVIQIGVNSTIDKGSNEFLKTEMACAIKALLDRHSLSTEEIEFIIASGMITSNLGLYEIPHREAPASIEQLAKHAVHFASHTLLPVNIPVILIPGIKNKTTAQWEDLSGIDLMRGEETQAAGVLLAWKPTLPCTLIELGSTTKLISINEKGEIAGSITSLSGQVYAAILKQTFVASSVENAEDAVLDETVIDAAYRSISQSGFLRTILMTRFLQFSLPTTAAQRKLFLESAMACDDLKLLSDAQRQGFNLNGDVYLIGNKSRCTLYHYIFSHYAERNAHFHIISDAESIDMLAITGASAIARAIQNNPQ from the coding sequence ATGTTCATTATTATTGACTCTGGCTCGTCGGCAACACGATTGTATCTTATTGATTCGGGCGACCTCCGCGTCATTGACAGGTCGGTTATCCAGATTGGCGTCAATTCCACCATTGATAAGGGAAGCAATGAATTTCTGAAAACAGAGATGGCTTGCGCAATAAAGGCGTTACTCGACAGGCACTCACTGTCGACTGAGGAAATTGAATTTATTATTGCCTCAGGAATGATTACTTCTAACCTGGGACTTTACGAAATACCGCACCGGGAAGCGCCTGCCAGTATTGAACAACTGGCTAAACATGCCGTACATTTCGCGAGCCATACCCTTCTGCCGGTGAATATCCCGGTGATACTGATCCCGGGGATAAAAAATAAAACGACGGCTCAGTGGGAAGATCTGAGCGGTATCGACCTCATGCGCGGGGAAGAAACGCAGGCCGCAGGCGTATTATTAGCCTGGAAACCCACATTGCCCTGCACGCTGATTGAACTTGGCTCAACGACTAAACTGATATCCATCAACGAAAAAGGCGAAATTGCTGGCAGCATTACCTCACTCAGCGGTCAGGTTTATGCCGCTATTCTGAAACAGACATTCGTTGCGTCCAGCGTAGAAAATGCCGAAGACGCTGTTTTAGATGAAACGGTTATTGATGCGGCGTACCGTTCCATTTCACAAAGCGGTTTCCTGCGCACAATATTAATGACGCGCTTCTTACAATTTTCCTTACCGACCACAGCAGCACAGAGAAAACTATTTCTTGAAAGCGCAATGGCCTGCGACGATCTAAAACTGCTGTCAGATGCCCAACGCCAGGGATTTAATCTCAACGGTGACGTCTATCTCATTGGGAATAAATCACGCTGCACCTTATATCACTATATCTTTTCACATTATGCAGAACGTAATGCGCACTTCCATATTATTTCCGATGCGGAAAGTATCGACATGCTGGCGATAACCGGAGCGAGCGCCATTGCCCGCGCGATACAAAATAACCCGCAATAA